aaaaagatttgaGAAGACAGAAAGATGtacaaaatgaaagaaagaagacAAAAGACAATTCTAATATAATAAGGTCAAACTGGGATTTTCCCTTTTGTTGGAGATATAATCCAACCAACAGAGACAAACAAGAACAGAAAAGTGTTTTTCGTCTTGATCctgtattgaaaaaaaaaaaaaaaagcgaTACGGCGCGAAGTTGAGGGGCCGGCGACACTTCTGCGATGAGTTCGAAAGAAGTgttaataatttttatgaAAGCAACTATTACTTATATATTTGTAACTTTACCGTTGTGGATGGCTAAGCTAAGTGGAAATAATATATGAAATACAGGTTTAATTATGTTTGGTTTAAGGTTAAatcaatgattttttttcatcacaAATAcaagaataagaaaagCGAAGAACCCGTAATATGAAAGGATACGGGGTGTCAATGTTTCGTGCTGAAATCCAGTCGTTTGTGTCGTAACAACGATGGATTGGTTGTCATTTTTAGCATTACTTTTAAATTGGCCTGTGTTGTAGTAGTCTTCTAGCAGttgatctttttctttccacaCGCCCAGTAaccaattgaaaaaaacttcgTCATCTTGCAAAGGGATCTCATTAACTCTAAATTCCCTAATATAAAAATCTACTTTCTCCGGATAGACACCCATtaagaatattttcttcaaggTGAATTTGGTGCCGACGTATTCCGTTCTCAAGGCGGGAGAATATCCAATAGTGACATCGTAGATAGCATCTAAACTAGGAGCTAGTTTTTCTACTGCAAACTTCAAGCCTTTAGAGTGCGGTAATAACAAATGTCTTAATTGGACATGGTCCAAATGTGCTCTTTGACAGAATGCCTCgcttttttctcttgtcTTGAGGCTTAGATTTGTACCCTCAGGGAACATGATTAAATTATAAGCGGCAATGGATTCATTTGTCTTGGAATAACAACTCTTATAATTTGTAAGGGGCCCCTTGCACCTCGCGTTTAAGTCCATAGAAACCAAACTATTTGTTAAAGCTTTCTCATCCTTTTGCCAGTTCCtacttaaaaatataaacttAAAATTTCGCATGCCAAATCCCAGTAATGGTATGTACTGCAGAGCTTTCTTCAGGATGATATAAACGTTACCACCcaaatttgaaacaaaggAAAGCCACCAGAGATAAATCCAGTCTGCATACATTTGATGATTTGCAATTATTATAGCCCTGTCTTTAAATCTAAAGCATGGCTTGGCGTTAGAAGAGTTCTTCAATGGCCGCGATGTTTCAAAAGTGacattcaaagaagaggGAGCCACCATGTTCAAGATCATGCATAATAAAACGATAAAAGCCTTCTTACTTTGATTTATaccattttgaaatctaaTCTTGCTCCAAGGGAGAAGCACCTGTAGACAGATCTGAAAAACGACAATACTCAGCGAGCCTGAAATGAACAAGCAAGCGATAAGCAGCCTTTGCAACCCTTTTATAAAGGGATTACCAGTCTTTTCATAAATTCCATACCTACGGTATTTTTGGGAATGCTTCATCCTTCTTAAACTGCAAAACACAGTCGTACGTAGGGTTGtttgttcatttctttAACCTTCGACGGACAGATCTGGGGTACGTTCTAATAAAAGTAACCGCGCAGCCTATCTCCACGCGAAGGGGTAAAAGATCAAACAAGTCCTTAAGAATATACAAAAAGCTacataaatataaaaaaataaaggaatTGAGCGTAAGCATCTTTGTATTTGTCTTTACTAGATCAAAATAgcaaattatttttttactctttttcttttcttaatAAACGCATTATCAACTGAATATTATTTCGCTCAGTTTACTGCTTGTAGTAATGTGTGGGCACAAGAGGCATTTTAGCAAGTTCAATCGGGTAGAACTTGTTCCTTACTTGAACAAGCAACTTCGTTCCCTTCTTGTGGTAACCTTTCTGTACATAAGCTTGTCCAATATTGATGTTGTTTAAAGTTGGAGATGCACTACCTGATGTAACAAGGCCGACCTCTGTTTCGGCATCGGGCAAGAAGATCTTGACACCATTTCTGGCAGCTGGCCCCTTTTTCAAGTATTTGAATCCGACTCGTACCTTGCTATACGTTTTATTGTTTAGCTGGTCCATTATCTTGGCATAGCCATTGAACCAGTACTTTTGATCTACTAGGTCCCTTCTTGACTTTGAAATCACCCAGTTTAACGCAGCTTCTACTGGTGTGATACTTTCGTCCAATTCATGACCATACAAACACATACCAGCTTCCAACCTTAAACTGTCTCTAGCAGCCAGTCCGATAGGCTTCATTACTGGATTGGCCAAGAGTTGCTCCGCAAACTCAACCGCTTTCTCATTTGCAATGCTTATCTCAAATCCATCTTCACCAGTGTACCCGCCTCTAGCAATTTGAACCAAAGAACCGTCCTTTAACGCAAATTCATGTCTTTGTCCAAAAAATAACTCTTTTAGATCCTTTCCAGGAGCTGTTTTTGATAAAAGTGGTTCCAACACATCTTTTGCTTTAGGACCCTGCAATGCCAATAGTGATCTACCTTCAATGATTTTCCATTGACAATCTAAAGTAGAACCATTTTGTAGCTCATCGTGAAAGAACTCGGTGTCTCTTTCCGCACAGCCAGCATTGGTCACAATATAGAACTCATTGTCATCGTTTTCTTTAGTGATGATGGTATCGTCTACCACGCCTCCCTGTGGATTTAATAGAACACTTAAGGTCCCTGACCCAACAGGCAAGGCATTGAAATCTGTGGGCGTTACACGTTGCAGAAACTTAACAGAATGAGGACCAGATAACTTACTTTGTAACATATGAGAAACATCAAATAAACCAGCGTTTGTCCTGGTCCAATTATGTGATTCAATATGAGTCTGTCCCTTGTATAGTACGGGCATGGAATATCCTGCGTATGGTACCATTGTACCGCCTAATGACACATGAAGGTCATGAAGAGcagtttttttcaaagttgaGTTGAATCTCTTAAacacaatttttttgattataGACATTATTGCTTGTGCCAGGCAAAGCTCTTTCTACATATGTGAGCTACGGGTACTGTAATTGGATTTGTTTGGGTTCAAGGTGCTATATATATGATATTTGGAcctattctttttgacATACCGTTTACTCGAGGCAACACGAGTCAGGGCTCCTGAGCAGAGTCGCCCTGCCGAAAGAAGTCACGGCGATGAACAAAATAGGTGATATCTATGACCAGCTCTAAGTAAGAACTCAGCTTCCCGTGAGCATGGTTCTAATGGAGTAAAAGCGCCCATCGAGATCCAagaatgcaaaaaaaaaatcaataagCTTGTGTGGGTAAATACGGATGTTAGTCGCATCGAGCCGATTAAAAGTGGCGCAGATATAGAAGGCAAGGACCTCATGACAGATCGTAATATCTATCTTTCTCCAAGTCCATTGTTTCAGCTTCGAAATCCCATAAACGTGGGCGTATTTTGTTGTTCGTATTGTTGCCTTCTATTTGGCTTTTGGTATCTTCGATTGCTTTAACTATACCGTCCACGAGGACTGCGCGCCCTAGATTTTCATTTGTAGAAGGAATGATCAAATCTGCAAAAGTTCTAGTGGGCTCTATATATTGTTGCATCTCCGGGCGCAGATGGTCCATATACTCAGTGATCAACTGGGCTAGTTGTTCATTGCTCCCTacgttcttcttcttgattaGACTAATTAATCTTTTATCTGCATCACTATCCAAGAATACTTTTAATTGAGATATTTCGTTGATGCGTTTATCGTATAGCGCATAACAGCCACATACTATTATCAAATCTATCGGGTCCTCGTAATCATGTTGAATCATGTCATTTTGAGAAGTTACAGCGTGCTTTTCATATACCAAATTAAGGAtattatcaaaatcatAGTCGTTATTATTGTAGCTCTTGATGTTCCCTTCTATCATATTATCTAGGTTTATTACCCTTATATTGATAGAGTTATATAGGCTTTTGAAAGTATTTTGTAAATCCAGTGCAATTGCTCCAACACCAGTAGCATGCCCTCCACCGATAGAAAtaacaattcttttttcttcgacaGCTTTTCTGTCCATTTCCTGTAATATTTATCTCGCTAATTGTTAATGCAGGAAACGAAAATTAAAAACGATTTCCCTTGTGGTATGCTCTAGGAAAAATGTACAGATAAATTGAATTATCCGTGATGGCAGCGTACAATCCATAGTTGCTTACTATTTGATCTGCTTTTTCTATCAGTGTCGAGAATTTATGCCGaagtttgaaaattttattttatgcGATGAGCTAGATAATAGCAGGGCCCagacaaaataaaaacatgAATTATACACAAATTTTAATATAAAAGGGCCACCACTCCTTCAAGAGgtataaaaatttgttcACTCAAATAAAATAGACCGtacagaaacaaaaaaaaaactcatTAGACATGTCGTTTGACAGAGAAGAAGAccaaaaattgaagtttAAAACAtcgaaaaaattaaaggtGTCTTCTACTTTTGAAAGCATGAATCTAAAAGATGACTTACTTCGAGGAATATACTCATACGGTTTTGAAGCACCATCCTCTATCCAATCAAGGGCTATTACACAGATTATTTCGGGCAAGGACGTTATAGCACAAGCACAATCAGGTACAGGTAAGACAGCAACTTTTACAATCGGCCTTTTACAAGCTATTGATTTAAGGAAGAAAGATTTACAAGCTCTAATACTATCTCCAACACGTGAATTAGCAAGCCAAATTGGGCAAGTAGTAAAAAATCTAGGGGATTATATGAATGTCAATGCATTTGCCATTACAGGTGGTAAAACTTTGAAAGACGACCTGaagaaaatgcaaaagcATGGTTGCCAGGCCGTTAGCGGAACACCAGGAAGAGTATTAGACATGATTAAGAAACAAATGTTGCAAACAAGAAATGTTCAAATGTTAGTTTTAGATGAGGCTGATGAATTATTGAGTGAGACACTAGGTTTCAAGCAACAAATATACGatatttttgcaaaattgCCTAAAAATTGCCAAGTTGTTGTTGTCAGCGCAACAATGAATAAGGACATTTTAGAAGTAACCAGAAAATTTATGAATGATCCAGTTAAAATCCTAGTGAAGAGGGATGAAATATCACTTGAAGGTATCAAACAATATGTCGTTAATGTTGACAAAGAAGAGTGGAAATTCGATACTCTGTGTGATATATACGATTCTTTGACCATTACACAATGTGTGATATTCTGTAacaccaagaaaaaagtagaTTGGTTATCTCAGCGGCTAATCCAATCAAACTTTGCTGTAGTCTCCATGCATGGTGATatgaaacaagaagaaagagatAAAGTAATGAATGATTTTAGAACAGGTCATTCTCGTGTACTGATATCGACGGATGTTTGGGCGCGCGGTATTGATGTCCAACAAGTTTCTTTAGTCATTAACTATGACCTACCAGaaataatagaaaattACATCCATCGTATCGGTAGAAGTGGTCGATTTGGTAGAAAGGGTGTGGCTATAAACTTCATTACCAAAGCTGATTTAGCAAAACTTagagaaattgaaaaattctattCTATCAAAATAAATCCGATGCCAGCAAATTTTGCAGAATTATCATAAAATATAGAGAACATATACCTACATAAACAAGTTAAGAGAGTCTCATCCATGCGGCTTCATTTTTGCTTTCATACGGAATTGGAGAGCATTTGTAATTGTTCATTTTGTGTGACGTAGAGTTTAATTAAGTCATTCAAACTCAAATCGCGAAGAAAAGGAGACAGATCGCAAAATTGTGAAATTACATCGAGCTCAATGTCCGAGTCCACTCTGAATCTATCACTGTCAACGCTAagttcttcctcttcatcattaGATTTATCATCACCATGTGATGATAATGTTCTCATTTGGTTTTCCTCCAAGCTGAGACTATTTGTCCTATGTGACAAAAGCTCATATTGGTCGCTGATTAGTGTGATATCCTCAAGAGATCCCGATTCATCCAATTGGACAATTATGACATTTTCAAGTTCATCTCCGACCTTATCTATTCCTGCTGTCAAAGCAGCATCACTTGAATCTACTAGTTCATCATTGTTGTCCTCAAATATGTACTTAATGTTAGTGGGAAACATTGCATAATCACTTCCGTCCGTGCTCTTTGATTCATTATTGTATGCTGGTTGATCATCGTTGCTGGGACCCTTGttatttttgatattctCTTCTAATCTGTACTTGACATTTTTATCATAAACAGTAACTGTAACATTCATTCCTGTTCGCAGATTTCAGCAATGTTTACCGGCttaataagaaaatgggAATGCGACGTTTATCTTGGATATTGACCACCCTTATATTATGGATATGTACTTCaaattattatcttttACGATAAAAAAGATTCTGATCCAACCGAGGTTCGAACTCGGGATCTTCGCCGTGTAAAGGCGACGTCTTGAACCACTGGACCATTGGACCGGAAACCCATTGGAAATGACTTAATCCCAATATCGCTATATTAAATGTAAAATAACTTTTTCAGGATAATCCACAAGAGTGGTGCTTCTGTCATTAaactaatttttttaaggCCTGTTCGCCTATTATATGTCGAAAGTGtgtatttctttcaagTTATGCCTGCAATTCAAAGGACAGATTTATTTTACAGTGTCGACGACACCGTTTGAAAATGCAGATGCAGGACTGGGCACGTTTTACAATACGTATCGAGTCAAAAATACACTGATTTTGGTGATATTAGCTGCAGCATGGCGAATTTTTCACATATTACTGATAAGGATGGACATTATGTTTGACTTTTTTCCTTAGAGTAAGTATGGTCAGCAGAACAAAAAAGAGTTCCTACATTTATACGAAGGtaaaattgtaaaaaacATGAATGCGGCCTATCCGGCTCGAAAATTGTTCCtcatatatattaaaaaaaaatcacgtggtgcaaaaaaaaatttttttgtcatttCTTCGAATCAACTCaatgaaatttgaaaaatagcAGAAAATAAGTTGATAAGATCGCAatgtaatatatatatatatatatatatattacaATTCGTGAACTGGCACAAGGAAAAGCGTGTAATTAAAAATGTTGGACATCAACCAATTTATCGAAGATAAGGGTGGTAACCCAGAGCTAATCAGACAATCTCAGAAAGCAAGAAATGCCAGTGTTGAAATCGtcgatgaaattatttcCGACTACAAAGATTGGGTCAAAACAAGATTCGAATTAGATGAattgaacaagaaattcaaCAAGCTTCAAAAGGATATTGGTTTGAAGTTTAAAAACAAGGAAGACGCTTCCGGATTATTAGCCGAAAAAGAGAAGTTAACCCAACAAAAGAAGGAATTGACTGAAAAGGAGCAACAGGAAGATAAGgacttgaagaaaaaagtttttcaagTAGGAAATATCGTTCATCCATCTGTTGTTGTTTCCaacgatgaagaaaacaatgaatTGGTCCGTACTTGGAAACCAGAGGATTTAGAAGCGGTTGGCCCCATTGCTTCTGTGACTGGTAAACCAGCTAGTTTATCCCATCATGAAATCTTGCTAAGATTAGATGGATATGATCCAGACCGTGGTGTAAAGATTTGTGGTCATAGAGGTTATTTCTTCAGAAATTATGGTGTTTTCTTGAACCAAGCTTTGATTAACTATGGTTTACAGTTCTTAGCTGCCAAGGGTTATATTCCTTTACAAGCTCCAGTCATGATGAATAAAGAACTTATGTCAAAAACTGCTCAACTATCTGAATTCGATGAAGAGTTATACAAAGTTATCGAtggtgaagatgaaaaatacCTAATTGCTACCTCAGAACAACCTATCTCCGCTTACCACAGCGGTGAATGGTTTGAAAAGCCACAAGAGCAATTGCCAATTCACTATGTCGGTTACTCCTCTTGTTTCCGTAGAGAAGCCGGTTCTCACGGTAAGGATGCTTGGGGTGTCTTCAGAGTTCATGCTTtcgaaaaaattgaacaattCGTCATCACTGAACCTGAAAAATCTTGGGAGGAGTTTGAAAAGATGATCTCTTACTCTGAGGAATTTTATAAGTCTTTGAA
This is a stretch of genomic DNA from Saccharomyces cerevisiae S288C chromosome IV, complete sequence. It encodes these proteins:
- the DAS2 gene encoding putative uridine kinase DAS2 (hypothetical protein; non-essential gene identified in a screen for mutants with increased levels of rDNA transcription; weak similarity with uridine kinases and with phosphoribokinases), with protein sequence MDRKAVEEKRIVISIGGGHATGVGAIALDLQNTFKSLYNSINIRVINLDNMIEGNIKSYNNNDYDFDNILNLVYEKHAVTSQNDMIQHDYEDPIDLIIVCGCYALYDKRINEISQLKVFLDSDADKRLISLIKKKNVGSNEQLAQLITEYMDHLRPEMQQYIEPTRTFADLIIPSTNENLGRAVLVDGIVKAIEDTKSQIEGNNTNNKIRPRLWDFEAETMDLEKDRYYDLS
- the MLG1 gene encoding putative acyltransferase (Lysolipid acyltransferase; involved in the synthesis of phosphatidic acid from 1-acyl-2-hydroxy-sn-glycero-3-phosphate using oleoyl-CoA as acyl donor and in phospholipid remodeling, incorporating palmitic acid into the sn-1 position of phosphatidylserine and phosphatidylethanolamine; localizes to ER membranes associated with mitochondria (MAMs); contains three predicted transmembrane domains; similar to C. elegans F55A11.5 and maize 1-acyl-glycerol-3-phosphate acyltransferase) → MKHSQKYRRYGIYEKTGNPFIKGLQRLLIACLFISGSLSIVVFQICLQVLLPWSKIRFQNGINQSKKAFIVLLCMILNMVAPSSLNVTFETSRPLKNSSNAKPCFRFKDRAIIIANHQMYADWIYLWWLSFVSNLGGNVYIILKKALQYIPLLGFGMRNFKFIFLSRNWQKDEKALTNSLVSMDLNARCKGPLTNYKSCYSKTNESIAAYNLIMFPEGTNLSLKTREKSEAFCQRAHLDHVQLRHLLLPHSKGLKFAVEKLAPSLDAIYDVTIGYSPALRTEYVGTKFTLKKIFLMGVYPEKVDFYIREFRVNEIPLQDDEVFFNWLLGVWKEKDQLLEDYYNTGQFKSNAKNDNQSIVVTTQTTGFQHETLTPRILSYYGFFAFLILVFVMKKNH
- the SES1 gene encoding serine--tRNA ligase SES1 (Cytosolic seryl-tRNA synthetase; class II aminoacyl-tRNA synthetase that aminoacylates tRNA(Ser), displays tRNA-dependent amino acid recognition which enhances discrimination of the serine substrate; copurifies with Abp140p in an RNA-dependent manner and stimulates 3-methylcytidine (m3C) modification of residue 32 of the tRNA anticodon loop of tRNA-Ser; interacts with peroxin Pex21p), which produces MLDINQFIEDKGGNPELIRQSQKARNASVEIVDEIISDYKDWVKTRFELDELNKKFNKLQKDIGLKFKNKEDASGLLAEKEKLTQQKKELTEKEQQEDKDLKKKVFQVGNIVHPSVVVSNDEENNELVRTWKPEDLEAVGPIASVTGKPASLSHHEILLRLDGYDPDRGVKICGHRGYFFRNYGVFLNQALINYGLQFLAAKGYIPLQAPVMMNKELMSKTAQLSEFDEELYKVIDGEDEKYLIATSEQPISAYHSGEWFEKPQEQLPIHYVGYSSCFRREAGSHGKDAWGVFRVHAFEKIEQFVITEPEKSWEEFEKMISYSEEFYKSLKLPYRIVGIVSGELNNAAAKKYDLEAWFPYQKEYKELVSCSNCTDYQSRNLEIRCGIKKMGDREKKYVHCLNSTLAATQRALCCILENYQTEDGLVVPEVLRKYIPGEPEFLPFVNELPKNSTSSKDKKKKN
- the GCV1 gene encoding glycine decarboxylase subunit T (T subunit of the mitochondrial glycine decarboxylase complex; glycine decarboxylase is required for the catabolism of glycine to 5,10-methylene-THF; expression is regulated by levels of levels of 5,10-methylene-THF in the cytoplasm) — protein: MSIIKKIVFKRFNSTLKKTALHDLHVSLGGTMVPYAGYSMPVLYKGQTHIESHNWTRTNAGLFDVSHMLQSKLSGPHSVKFLQRVTPTDFNALPVGSGTLSVLLNPQGGVVDDTIITKENDDNEFYIVTNAGCAERDTEFFHDELQNGSTLDCQWKIIEGRSLLALQGPKAKDVLEPLLSKTAPGKDLKELFFGQRHEFALKDGSLVQIARGGYTGEDGFEISIANEKAVEFAEQLLANPVMKPIGLAARDSLRLEAGMCLYGHELDESITPVEAALNWVISKSRRDLVDQKYWFNGYAKIMDQLNNKTYSKVRVGFKYLKKGPAARNGVKIFLPDAETEVGLVTSGSASPTLNNINIGQAYVQKGYHKKGTKLLVQVRNKFYPIELAKMPLVPTHYYKQ
- the ATG31 gene encoding Atg31p (Autophagy-specific protein required for autophagosome formation; forms a complex with Atg17p and Atg29p that localizes other proteins to the pre-autophagosomal structure; constitutively phosphorylated, and phosphorylation of residue S174 is required for function; high-copy suppressor of CIK1 deletion); protein product: MNVTVTVYDKNVKYRLEENIKNNKGPSNDDQPAYNNESKSTDGSDYAMFPTNIKYIFEDNNDELVDSSDAALTAGIDKVGDELENVIIVQLDESGSLEDITLISDQYELLSHRTNSLSLEENQMRTLSSHGDDKSNDEEEELSVDSDRFRVDSDIELDVISQFCDLSPFLRDLSLNDLIKLYVTQNEQLQMLSNSV
- the FAL1 gene encoding ATP-dependent RNA helicase FAL1 (Nucleolar protein required for maturation of 18S rRNA; member of the eIF4A subfamily of DEAD-box ATP-dependent RNA helicases; 18S rRNA biogenesis defect of the null mutant is functionally complemented by human EIF4A3) encodes the protein MSFDREEDQKLKFKTSKKLKVSSTFESMNLKDDLLRGIYSYGFEAPSSIQSRAITQIISGKDVIAQAQSGTGKTATFTIGLLQAIDLRKKDLQALILSPTRELASQIGQVVKNLGDYMNVNAFAITGGKTLKDDLKKMQKHGCQAVSGTPGRVLDMIKKQMLQTRNVQMLVLDEADELLSETLGFKQQIYDIFAKLPKNCQVVVVSATMNKDILEVTRKFMNDPVKILVKRDEISLEGIKQYVVNVDKEEWKFDTLCDIYDSLTITQCVIFCNTKKKVDWLSQRLIQSNFAVVSMHGDMKQEERDKVMNDFRTGHSRVLISTDVWARGIDVQQVSLVINYDLPEIIENYIHRIGRSGRFGRKGVAINFITKADLAKLREIEKFYSIKINPMPANFAELS